In one Sphingomonas sanguinis genomic region, the following are encoded:
- a CDS encoding substrate-binding domain-containing protein: MRLPCLLAAIFALAACYDQANGGGAGVRDQITAVGSSTVYPFTTIIAERFVAADPDAKAPVIESTGTGAGMKLFCAGIGAAHPDLEDASRRMKASEYRDCAAHGAGELLEIQIGIDGIAFAESRRGPHMALTSVDIYRALAAHPGGKPNRARTWADVNPSLPAIPIQVYGPPATSGTRDALAELILAKGCDAVEPGAPALAARNPEAHRLFCTRVREDGAYIDAGENDNLIVQKLQANPDALGVFGYSYLEENSQTVDGVTINGVKPTYDAIAADRYPGSRPLYVYVKKAHLDAIPGLRAFLRLYADNWGKNGPLVRRGLIASPPAIQARSRAIIARETPLDPASLPS; the protein is encoded by the coding sequence ATGCGCCTGCCCTGCCTTCTCGCCGCGATATTCGCGCTGGCGGCCTGCTACGATCAGGCCAATGGCGGCGGCGCGGGCGTGCGGGACCAGATCACGGCTGTCGGCTCGTCGACCGTCTATCCCTTCACCACGATCATCGCCGAGCGGTTCGTCGCTGCCGATCCGGATGCCAAGGCGCCGGTGATCGAGTCGACGGGCACGGGTGCGGGTATGAAGCTGTTCTGCGCCGGGATCGGGGCGGCGCATCCCGATCTGGAAGACGCGTCGCGCCGGATGAAGGCCAGCGAGTATCGCGACTGCGCGGCGCATGGCGCGGGCGAACTGCTCGAAATCCAGATCGGGATCGACGGCATTGCCTTTGCCGAGTCCCGGCGCGGGCCGCACATGGCACTGACCTCGGTCGACATCTATCGCGCGCTGGCGGCACATCCCGGCGGCAAGCCGAATAGGGCACGCACCTGGGCCGACGTCAATCCGTCGCTGCCCGCCATTCCGATCCAGGTCTACGGCCCGCCTGCGACCAGCGGCACCCGCGATGCTTTGGCCGAACTGATCCTGGCGAAGGGATGCGATGCGGTCGAGCCGGGTGCGCCTGCCCTCGCGGCCCGCAATCCCGAAGCGCACCGCCTGTTCTGCACGCGCGTGCGAGAAGACGGCGCCTATATTGACGCGGGTGAGAACGACAATCTGATCGTCCAGAAGCTACAGGCCAATCCGGACGCGCTGGGTGTCTTCGGCTATTCCTACCTCGAGGAAAACAGCCAGACCGTCGACGGGGTTACGATCAACGGCGTCAAGCCGACCTATGACGCCATCGCGGCCGACCGCTATCCCGGATCGCGCCCGCTCTATGTCTATGTGAAGAAGGCGCATCTCGACGCCATTCCGGGCTTGCGCGCTTTCCTGCGCCTCTATGCCGACAACTGGGGCAAAAATGGTCCGCTGGTCCGCCGGGGCCTGATCGCCTCGCCGCCCGCCATTCAGGCCCGTTCGCGCGCCATCATCGCCCGCGAAACGCCGCTCGATCCGGCGAGCCTGCCGTCATGA